CCAATCTCAAATGGAACAAACTGCAACAATCAGAATCCACAGAAACCCGTCAGCTCTAAAAATTCGGACTATTCGTCGAACCAGGATCACCTCATATGACTGAACCAGCCGAGAGTATTGGCTTCGTCGGAATCGGTCGGATGGGCGCCAACATGGCCCGTTGCCTCCATGAACGAGGACTCCATCTGACATCGGTCTACGATCTTGACCCCACAGCCGCTGTCGACTTGGCTACTGAACTCGATGTCCATCAGGCACTAACACCAGCCGACGTTGCCGACCACTCGTCCATTATCATCACCGTGGTGTCCGATGACACAGCGATGCGTTCTATCTTCTCTGCAACCGACAAGACTAGTCTTCTAGGCAGTGCTCAAGGCCGACTCTTTATCAATTGCGCCACCCTCTCTCCCAAAACCCATCAAGACATCGCTGGCTTGGTTGCCGACCAAGGAGGACTATGCCTTGAAGCCTGCATGGCGGGGAGCATCACCCAGGCCAGGCAAGGCACCCTATACCTCATGTGCGGTGGCAGCGCCGAAGCCTATATCCGCGCAAAGATCATACTCGACGTCCTTGGAACGACCGTGCGCTACATCGGTCAACCCGGCGAAGCCGCGAAGGTCAAAGCCCTGGTGAATATGGTGATGAACAGTAATACCGCTGCCTTGGCCGAGGGGTTAGGACTCGGAGCAGCGCTGGGAATCGATCTGGCGCTGTTGCGTGACGTATTCAGCCAAACAGGTGCCGCCTCTCGCGTGCTGGAGACAGACGGAGACGACATGCAGCAACGTGCGCACGACTGCTATTTTTCAGCAGCCCATGCAGCAAAAGATTCTGCCATCGCACTCGATTTGGCCGAACAGGCAGGGCTCTCGCTTCCTGTCGCCCAGGCGACCCTTGCGCAATACCAGCGGTTGATGGCACTAGGGAAAGGTGATCTCGATAAATCTGCAATTGCAGAGTTAACGTTCGTTGATCGTCTTGGATCCTCATCAGCGCGTGGCTGATCCCGAGAGCAAACGCGGAGAGCAACTTGAACGGATCACACAAACCAGGGAGAGATAGAAGGAATAGCCGACACTGACCATACCGAGGTCAGTGTATCCCTAGACTTGAAAGAACTGCCTCACGTGTTCGATCGGCACACAGCCGACGAGCAAATCGCCCTCTGGGGAGACCAGAAGGGGAACCCCATTTTGACCAGTCGCGTGCCACGCCGTTTCCCATTTCTGAGCAAGAACATGATTGTGTCCGTCACCGTCATCAACAACATGTCCCTCTGCCAACTCCTTCAAGACCTTCGGATCAGAAATGTCTTGCCCGTCGCACCAGAACGCGCGGTATGTCCGCCGAACAAAATCCATCCCCACCTTTGCTTCCTTTTGTAGAAGCGCAATTGCTTGTTCAATCGCCGGAAGCGTATTCGGTTTCCCTGGTGGCAACGCGATCGGCAACCCCGGTGCCAACCGCTGCACCATCGTCACTTCATGTCGCAACTCCGCACCTAATGAGCCGCTCCATGGCTTCATGGGACGTGGCAACTGCGGTGCGTGCTGGACTCCGCGCCACTCACAACGGTCGATCACACCCACATCATGCAGCCTTTCATGCAGGGCATAACAGAACGGACAATTAAAGTCGCCATAGAGGATGACACGCTCAGCTGTAGATTGAGGCTCCATAGACGCCACTCTACCGAACTGGCGAGCTAGAATCTACCTCATTTTGCTTGTCGCCGAACCAGACAGTTGGAGCGGTTTATGGGGAGGAGTGTCGTAACAGCTCCTGAAGACCTGCCCTTAGGGCGGGTAATGTCAACGGCTTCGTCACCACCTTGTCCATACCAGCCTGGCGACACTTTTGCGCATCTTCGTCAGACGCATGACCGGTGAGCGCCATGATCGGAAGATGATTGAGTGCCCCTTCCTCACGACGACGAATTTCGCGTGTCGCTTCATACCCATCCATTTCAGGCATCTCACAATCCATCAACACAATATCGTACGTCGTTCGGGTAATCGCCTCTACCGCTTCCCGTCCTGTGCGCGCCACTTCAACCTGACAGCCCAACTTTTGCAAGAACTTGCAGGCTACGACTTGATTGATTTCGTTGTCATCCGCGACCAACACTCTCTTCGGAAGCTTCCGCTCCCTGAAAACAGATTGCTCTGTTCCTACGGAAAGGGCCCTGGCCTCTCGAAGAATCGCTGGAAGTAGATTGGTGGTGTAGCTGAAGGTACTGCCCTCGCCGAACTGACTGGAGACCAAGATGGTTCCTCCCATCAATTCGACAAGCTGGCGACAAATCAGCAGACCAAGTCCGGTCCCGCCGAATCGCCTTGCAGTGGACGCCTCGGCCTGGGCATAGGCTTTAAACAGCTGATCCTGTTGTTCCGAAGTTAACCCGATACCTGTATCACGAACACTCCAGTGCAACACCACCGTGTCTGTGTTCTCCGACAACGTGGACTTCACAGCGACGGCGATCGTGACGCCTCCCTGTTGTGTAAACTTGATCGCATTCCCGACAAGATTGAACAGAATCTGCCTCAACCTGATTGGATCACCCCGAAACTCTTCTGGCACACCGGACGCAATCTCCACTGAGAGAGTCAGACCTTTATGAGCGGCCAACCCCTCCGTTAAGGTGGTGACATCGTGAATGAGTCCTCGCAGGTTGACGTTAGCCACCTCCAAGGTCATCTTCCCGGCCTCAATTTTTGAAAAGTCCAGAATGTCGTTGACTAAGGTCAGTAACGCTTCTGCGGAGCGATGCATCGTCTCGATAAGCTCCCGTTGTTGGTCGGTTAGGGAGGTGTCTTGAAGCAGTTGCGTGCAGCCCAACACCCCATTCATGGGAGTCCGCAACTCATGACTCATCGTTGCAAGAAAAATCCCCTTCGCCCGTGCTGACTCCTCTGCGGCTTCCTTTGCACGACGCAACGCAACATCCGAGGTAATATCGAGCCCATACGCACGGATCAGTTCAAGATCTCTGAGGGGAAAAAACGACCAGGCAATGACCCGATTCCCCACAACATGTTCAACTTGAGATAATGAGACATCCGTCGTGAGACACTCACGAAGCATCGCCGAAAGATCTGCAGGGAACATCACTTCAATCCCAGCCTCAAGTAGCCCACACCGTTCCATCAAGTTCAACATACCCGTATTGGCATAGAGCACGGCATCCGTTGCATCAAACTCCACAATAGGATTGGGCGCATCCTCGGCCAATCGTGCCGCACGTTGCACATCCCGCTGAACTTCCATCGCATCGGTCAAGTCCCGAACGATCACGACGGCCCCAACACATACCCCCTGCTGTAATCGAGGCCAGAATGAGAGTGACAACTCAAATTGAGTCCCATCCTCTCGAGTCCAGATATGAGAAGGAATCACGACGAGTTCGCCGGCACTTCTCATTCGATTGAACGGGCATTCTAACGTGGTGCTCTCCCCTACCGTCACACAACCCATTAGGTCGTGAAACCTTATCCCAGTCGCCGTGCGGGTTTGACCAACCAATTGCTGTGCGACTGCATTCAGCAGCACGATGCAATTGTCATGGTCCAAGAAGAAGATGGCCTCAGGGACTGCTTCCAACAAGAAGCCGGCATCATCACCTGTCAGGAGGCTGAGTGGTCTATTTCCGAAGTCCGGGTGAGCACTATTCATGGACGACGTCATACGGTATGAGTGAGAGACCTCAGAACCTCCACTCTATCGGCAGAACCAGAGATCGTCTAAAGTTTCAATCGCTGTCGTCTCTAGGTCATGGTGTTCGTTTCTGCTGATTGATATCGATTGCTGGGCCGCTTTCTCGTTTTAGTAAAGTTCTCCTTCTACCTTCCGATAAGGCACACGACGGGGCCTACTAGAATCTCCAAGGGAGGTGTCTATGATATCCGCCATACACACCGCACTCTCGGGCTTGGCTGCCTTCGGGAAACAGATCGAAGTCGTGGCGCACAATGTCGCCAACCTCAATACCGATGGATTCAAGAAATCAAGAACAGAGTTCGTCGAAGTCCAGACCGGAGGCGTCCTTCCCGTTGTTGGGAAAGACACAGCATCAGGTCCAACGGTTCTACGAGATACAGGCGGCACTCAATTCCAGGTTGAACTGTCGAATGTGGACATCGGTGAAGAGACCGTCCAACAGATGCTGGCCCAACGTAGCTTTGAAGCCAATCTTCAGACTCTCAAAACTGGCAATTCCTTACTCGGCAGCATCCTGGACATCAAGAAGTAGCGCACAGCACTCTTTTCTAGCGAGTGATGCAGCCGTATGGCGTAGTGCTCAGGCATCTCAGACCTCTTCCTCTCATGGCCATCTTCCTTCTGACGTAGCATTTTTCTTCGTTACTGTGCTATGTCGGGCTCATGACACCCCAACGTGTGCTGTTGGTCATCCCTCCCTTAACTCAGCTGAATACCCCCTATCCATCCATCACCTACC
This portion of the Candidatus Nitrospira nitrosa genome encodes:
- a CDS encoding flagellar basal body rod protein FlgC translates to MISAIHTALSGLAAFGKQIEVVAHNVANLNTDGFKKSRTEFVEVQTGGVLPVVGKDTASGPTVLRDTGGTQFQVELSNVDIGEETVQQMLAQRSFEANLQTLKTGNSLLGSILDIKK
- a CDS encoding DsbA family oxidoreductase; this translates as MEPQSTAERVILYGDFNCPFCYALHERLHDVGVIDRCEWRGVQHAPQLPRPMKPWSGSLGAELRHEVTMVQRLAPGLPIALPPGKPNTLPAIEQAIALLQKEAKVGMDFVRRTYRAFWCDGQDISDPKVLKELAEGHVVDDGDGHNHVLAQKWETAWHATGQNGVPLLVSPEGDLLVGCVPIEHVRQFFQV
- a CDS encoding NAD(P)-dependent oxidoreductase, which produces MTEPAESIGFVGIGRMGANMARCLHERGLHLTSVYDLDPTAAVDLATELDVHQALTPADVADHSSIIITVVSDDTAMRSIFSATDKTSLLGSAQGRLFINCATLSPKTHQDIAGLVADQGGLCLEACMAGSITQARQGTLYLMCGGSAEAYIRAKIILDVLGTTVRYIGQPGEAAKVKALVNMVMNSNTAALAEGLGLGAALGIDLALLRDVFSQTGAASRVLETDGDDMQQRAHDCYFSAAHAAKDSAIALDLAEQAGLSLPVAQATLAQYQRLMALGKGDLDKSAIAELTFVDRLGSSSARG
- a CDS encoding PAS domain-containing hybrid sensor histidine kinase/response regulator, yielding MNSAHPDFGNRPLSLLTGDDAGFLLEAVPEAIFFLDHDNCIVLLNAVAQQLVGQTRTATGIRFHDLMGCVTVGESTTLECPFNRMRSAGELVVIPSHIWTREDGTQFELSLSFWPRLQQGVCVGAVVIVRDLTDAMEVQRDVQRAARLAEDAPNPIVEFDATDAVLYANTGMLNLMERCGLLEAGIEVMFPADLSAMLRECLTTDVSLSQVEHVVGNRVIAWSFFPLRDLELIRAYGLDITSDVALRRAKEAAEESARAKGIFLATMSHELRTPMNGVLGCTQLLQDTSLTDQQRELIETMHRSAEALLTLVNDILDFSKIEAGKMTLEVANVNLRGLIHDVTTLTEGLAAHKGLTLSVEIASGVPEEFRGDPIRLRQILFNLVGNAIKFTQQGGVTIAVAVKSTLSENTDTVVLHWSVRDTGIGLTSEQQDQLFKAYAQAEASTARRFGGTGLGLLICRQLVELMGGTILVSSQFGEGSTFSYTTNLLPAILREARALSVGTEQSVFRERKLPKRVLVADDNEINQVVACKFLQKLGCQVEVARTGREAVEAITRTTYDIVLMDCEMPEMDGYEATREIRRREEGALNHLPIMALTGHASDEDAQKCRQAGMDKVVTKPLTLPALRAGLQELLRHSSP